The following coding sequences are from one Epilithonimonas vandammei window:
- a CDS encoding pyruvate dehydrogenase complex dihydrolipoamide acetyltransferase: MAEVITMPRLSDTMTEGKVSKWHKKVGDAVKEGDILAEIETDKAVQDFESEINGTLLYIGVEESGQAPVDSVLAIIGKEGEDISALIGGGAKSEEKKSEEEHKTENQSTAVENNEESVSTDIPEGVEVITMPRLSDTMTEGKVAKWQKNVGDTVKEGDILAEIETDKAVQDFESEFNGTLLYQGIGEGEAAEVDKILAIIGPAGTDVSGIVSGGGKKTAPKAEAKAETKSEEKKESAPVAASSTGERVAISPLAKKIAQDKGIDFSGIKGSGENGRIVKKDVENYQPSAQPATAASAPKAASAQPSVAFTPGEDSETPNSQMRNIIAKRLAESKFTAPHYYLTVEINMDKAIEARKEMNSVPDTKVSFNDMVIKAVAVALRKHPQVNSSWAGDKIVHHGNINVGVAVAVPDGLVVPVLKNTDYMNYNEISAAVKDMAGRAKTKALKANEMEGSTFSVSNLGMFGIETFTSIINQPNSAILSVGAIIEKPIVKNGQIVVGNTMKLSLACDHRVIDGATGAQFLQTLRTYLESPLTLLLG, translated from the coding sequence ATGGCAGAAGTAATTACGATGCCCCGTCTATCCGATACAATGACGGAAGGTAAAGTTTCAAAATGGCACAAAAAAGTGGGTGACGCTGTGAAAGAAGGCGACATCCTTGCAGAGATAGAAACTGATAAAGCAGTTCAGGATTTCGAATCCGAAATTAACGGAACTCTTTTATATATCGGTGTAGAAGAAAGTGGGCAAGCGCCTGTTGATTCTGTTCTGGCAATTATCGGGAAAGAGGGTGAAGATATTTCCGCACTGATTGGCGGTGGAGCAAAATCTGAAGAGAAAAAATCTGAAGAAGAACACAAAACCGAAAACCAATCCACAGCTGTTGAAAATAATGAGGAATCTGTTTCCACTGATATTCCCGAAGGCGTTGAGGTAATAACAATGCCTCGTCTTTCTGATACAATGACAGAGGGAAAAGTTGCTAAATGGCAGAAAAATGTTGGCGACACTGTGAAAGAAGGCGATATCCTTGCCGAAATTGAAACGGATAAAGCGGTTCAGGATTTCGAATCAGAATTCAACGGAACATTATTATACCAAGGTATTGGCGAAGGCGAAGCTGCTGAAGTTGATAAAATTTTAGCCATTATCGGACCTGCGGGAACTGATGTGTCCGGGATAGTTTCTGGAGGTGGCAAAAAAACTGCTCCAAAAGCGGAAGCTAAGGCTGAAACTAAATCTGAAGAGAAAAAAGAATCTGCACCAGTTGCAGCTTCTTCCACCGGTGAAAGAGTGGCTATTTCTCCATTGGCTAAGAAAATTGCTCAAGATAAAGGAATCGATTTTTCTGGAATCAAAGGTTCTGGTGAAAATGGTAGAATTGTGAAGAAAGATGTTGAAAACTATCAGCCTTCTGCACAGCCAGCAACTGCGGCATCTGCTCCAAAAGCAGCATCTGCACAGCCAAGTGTAGCGTTCACACCGGGTGAAGATTCTGAAACACCAAACTCTCAGATGAGAAACATCATCGCGAAGAGATTGGCAGAAAGTAAATTCACTGCGCCTCATTATTACTTGACGGTTGAAATCAATATGGATAAAGCCATCGAAGCAAGAAAAGAGATGAACAGCGTTCCAGATACTAAAGTGTCTTTCAACGATATGGTTATCAAAGCGGTTGCAGTGGCATTGAGAAAACATCCACAAGTTAATTCTTCTTGGGCTGGTGATAAAATTGTCCATCACGGAAACATCAATGTTGGTGTAGCAGTAGCAGTTCCAGACGGATTGGTAGTTCCTGTATTGAAAAATACAGATTATATGAACTATAACGAGATTTCTGCAGCAGTAAAAGATATGGCTGGAAGAGCCAAAACTAAAGCGCTTAAAGCTAACGAAATGGAAGGTTCTACTTTCTCTGTTTCTAATTTGGGAATGTTCGGAATCGAGACGTTTACTTCGATCATCAATCAACCGAATTCTGCAATCTTATCTGTAGGAGCAATTATTGAAAAACCAATTGTGAAGAACGGACAAATCGTTGTTGGAAATACAATGAAGTTGTCTCTTGCTTGTGACCACAGAGTAATCGATGGTGCAACGGGTGCTCAGTTCTTACAGACTTTGAGAACTTATTTGGAAAGTCCATTGACTTTGCTTTTAGGATAA
- a CDS encoding ABC transporter ATP-binding protein, with protein MAKILEVKNLTKKFKHIAVNNISFDVEKGNVYGLLGPNGSGKSTTFGMLLSTINPTSGSWKWFGKEGTDTDTLKKIGAIIEQPNFYPYLSAEKNLQIVAEIKGVSEKRIDEVLEVVNLHARKKDAFKTYSLGMKQRLAIASALLANPEVLILDEPTNGLDPEGIIQIRDIINQIAKSGTTIIVASHLLDEIEKICSHVIVLKQGTAIYSGSVDAMSNTKGFFELKAENASQLMSAFESLGIFSSVKERDNLIIAQISEDISASELNRKLFEKGIVLAHLQKKKESLETQFLELVKQNNL; from the coding sequence ATGGCGAAAATACTGGAAGTAAAAAACCTGACCAAAAAATTTAAACATATTGCGGTCAATAACATTTCGTTCGATGTAGAAAAAGGAAATGTTTACGGATTGCTGGGGCCAAACGGTAGCGGAAAATCTACGACTTTCGGGATGCTGCTTTCCACCATCAATCCTACGTCTGGTAGCTGGAAATGGTTCGGGAAAGAAGGAACGGATACGGACACGCTTAAAAAAATAGGTGCGATCATAGAGCAGCCAAATTTCTACCCTTATCTAAGCGCAGAGAAAAACCTGCAGATTGTTGCGGAAATAAAAGGTGTTTCTGAAAAAAGGATTGATGAAGTTTTAGAAGTTGTCAATCTGCACGCAAGAAAAAAAGATGCATTCAAAACATATTCTCTTGGGATGAAACAGAGATTGGCTATCGCTTCGGCTTTGCTGGCTAATCCTGAAGTTCTTATTTTGGATGAGCCTACCAATGGATTGGATCCCGAAGGAATCATCCAGATCCGGGACATCATCAACCAGATTGCAAAATCCGGAACTACCATTATTGTCGCAAGCCATCTTTTGGACGAGATTGAGAAAATATGTTCTCACGTCATCGTTTTGAAACAAGGAACTGCCATCTATTCCGGATCTGTGGATGCGATGAGTAATACCAAAGGCTTCTTTGAATTGAAAGCTGAGAATGCTTCACAATTAATGTCTGCGTTCGAATCATTGGGAATATTCTCTTCCGTAAAAGAACGAGATAACCTAATAATAGCTCAGATTTCAGAGGATATCTCTGCTTCGGAACTCAATAGAAAACTTTTTGAAAAGGGAATTGTACTCGCACATCTGCAAAAGAAAAAAGAAAGCCTAGAAACCCAATTCCTTGAACTTGTAAA
- the pdhA gene encoding pyruvate dehydrogenase (acetyl-transferring) E1 component subunit alpha, producing the protein MKEFSKEVYLKWYEDMTMWRRFEDKCRSLYLKQKIRGFLHLYNGQEAIPAGFTHAMDLSKDSMITAYRCHIHPMAMGVDPKRIMAELCGKATGTSKGMGGSMHIFSKEHRFYGGHGIVGGQIPLGAGIAFADKYFDRQAVNICFMGDGAVRQGSLHETFNMAMNWKLPVVFVCENNGYAMGTSVKRTANHEDIYKLGLGYEMPCLPVDAMDPEKVAEAAYEAIERARRGDGPTFIEARTYRYRGHSMSDAEPYRTKEEVAQYKLEDPIEIVKSRLLENNWATEQDLEAIDEKSRAFVEECIEFMEESPYPDASQVYDFVYSQENYPFLDKLEN; encoded by the coding sequence ATGAAAGAATTTTCTAAAGAAGTCTACCTGAAGTGGTACGAAGATATGACGATGTGGAGAAGGTTTGAAGACAAATGCCGTTCTCTTTATCTAAAACAAAAAATCCGAGGGTTTTTACATCTTTACAATGGACAGGAAGCGATTCCTGCAGGATTTACTCACGCCATGGATCTGTCGAAAGATAGTATGATCACTGCATACAGATGCCACATCCATCCAATGGCAATGGGCGTAGATCCTAAAAGAATTATGGCAGAACTTTGCGGAAAAGCAACCGGAACTTCCAAAGGTATGGGTGGATCTATGCATATTTTCAGCAAAGAGCACCGTTTTTATGGTGGGCACGGTATTGTTGGTGGCCAGATTCCTTTGGGCGCTGGTATCGCTTTCGCAGACAAGTATTTTGACAGACAAGCGGTAAACATCTGTTTTATGGGTGATGGCGCAGTTCGTCAAGGTTCACTTCACGAAACTTTTAATATGGCAATGAACTGGAAGCTTCCTGTAGTTTTCGTTTGTGAAAATAACGGTTATGCGATGGGAACTTCTGTTAAAAGAACTGCCAATCATGAAGATATCTATAAATTAGGATTAGGTTACGAAATGCCTTGTCTTCCTGTAGATGCTATGGATCCTGAAAAAGTGGCAGAAGCAGCTTACGAGGCCATCGAAAGAGCAAGAAGAGGAGACGGACCTACCTTTATTGAGGCCAGAACTTACCGTTACAGAGGTCACTCAATGTCAGATGCAGAGCCGTACAGAACCAAAGAAGAAGTGGCTCAGTATAAACTGGAAGATCCGATTGAGATCGTGAAAAGCAGATTGTTGGAAAATAATTGGGCTACAGAACAAGACTTGGAAGCGATTGACGAAAAATCAAGAGCATTCGTAGAAGAATGTATTGAGTTTATGGAGGAGTCGCCGTATCCGGATGCATCTCAGGTTTATGACTTCGTTTATTCCCAAGAAAATTATCCTTTCTTAGACAAATTAGAAAACTAA
- a CDS encoding DUF2490 domain-containing protein encodes MAKIRGHAQIIIFIGLVFHYICIVKKLSFLFLFLGVFALGQDHLSGFNMMSFTYKMDPKWMAYVELQTRSRRDYTVIDYYETKGGIGYNLNKKNQVFVGLGRYGTYEKMKISQEEFRLWLQYTFTQRFGRLKLDHRGRAEHRFFYASQTGEHTEANRFRYRLSATLPINKDKVQENTFFVNAFEELFFGSKDPNFKRNRTFAGFGYQFNHSLSATSGYMFQREFAAKGNDSFHFLYFALNFTFDSTDDEKDIVIPMVD; translated from the coding sequence TTGGCAAAAATAAGGGGACACGCCCAAATAATTATTTTTATCGGCTTGGTTTTTCATTACATTTGCATCGTGAAAAAGCTTAGTTTTTTATTTCTGTTTTTAGGTGTTTTTGCGTTGGGGCAAGATCACCTTTCTGGTTTTAACATGATGTCTTTTACGTATAAGATGGATCCGAAATGGATGGCTTATGTGGAGCTGCAAACAAGATCCAGACGGGATTATACAGTGATTGATTATTACGAGACCAAAGGTGGGATCGGGTATAATCTGAATAAAAAGAATCAGGTTTTTGTAGGACTTGGAAGATATGGAACTTATGAGAAAATGAAGATTTCTCAGGAGGAATTCAGGCTTTGGTTACAATATACTTTTACACAGAGATTTGGACGACTGAAGCTAGATCACAGAGGTAGGGCAGAGCATAGATTTTTTTACGCTAGCCAAACTGGAGAACATACAGAAGCCAATCGTTTCCGATATAGACTGAGTGCAACTTTGCCGATTAATAAAGATAAAGTGCAGGAAAATACCTTCTTTGTGAACGCATTTGAAGAATTATTCTTTGGCTCAAAAGATCCCAATTTTAAAAGAAACAGAACCTTTGCTGGTTTTGGATATCAGTTCAATCATAGTTTATCTGCAACGTCCGGTTATATGTTCCAAAGGGAATTTGCCGCAAAAGGAAATGACAGCTTCCATTTTCTATATTTTGCTCTGAATTTTACCTTCGATTCTACGGATGATGAGAAAGATATCGTGATTCCGATGGTGGATTAA
- a CDS encoding phosphohydrolase, whose product MSTHELLYKAIKIATKAHKKQTDKYDAPYLGHVFRVMNAGKTIDEKIVGILHDVVEDHPEFSLEYLKEKGFPDYIIEAIECLTKREEEHLDYDAFIARIEKSPLAIAVKLNDLRDNMDLTRCTELLHERDLKRFNKYLKAYLYLSEKY is encoded by the coding sequence ATGTCCACCCACGAACTCCTCTACAAAGCCATAAAAATCGCAACCAAAGCACACAAAAAACAAACCGACAAATACGATGCGCCCTACCTTGGGCACGTTTTCCGAGTGATGAATGCCGGAAAAACCATCGATGAAAAGATTGTAGGGATTCTACACGACGTTGTGGAAGATCATCCAGAATTTTCTTTAGAATATCTTAAAGAAAAAGGATTTCCAGATTACATTATTGAAGCTATCGAATGTCTTACCAAAAGAGAAGAAGAACATCTGGATTATGATGCTTTCATCGCAAGAATAGAAAAAAGCCCTCTGGCAATTGCTGTAAAACTGAACGACCTGAGAGACAATATGGATCTAACAAGATGTACAGAATTGCTACACGAAAGAGACCTAAAACGCTTCAACAAATATCTAAAAGCCTATCTTTATCTTTCTGAAAAGTATTAA
- the ccsA gene encoding cytochrome c biogenesis protein CcsA, whose protein sequence is MKKIQDILISTRTMAVLLLAFAISMAVATFVENDYGTPTAKALIYEAKWFEVIMFLLILNFIGNIGRYRLWRREKWPVLVFHLAFILIFIGGAITRYISFEGTMHIREGETSNEIVTDKHFFKIKIEEKGDQQNYHDVPYLMSPLHHNFQATYDFLGKEKIVVKALDYIQRKKDSLQMDNNGKEYLHLVSTGDMGGRQNIYLAEGEVQNINGTLVSYNRTSIDGAVEFQKKDGQLYIKTPSDASYMTMATQVTGNTKKDEFQPLALRSLYTIDQLKLVIPEGTKKGKLVAYEGDKQKDKDVPDMLKVEVAGPKTKQVVDLIVEKGNPNNYKQIHLDGLDIMLGFGPKVYSTQPFALKLDKFVMETYPGSSSPSAYESHVKIVDEGKETPYKIYMNHVLNYKGYRFFQASFDPDRKGTVLSVNHDFWGTLISYIGYAFLFVGMFVTMFWKGTRFWNLNKMLKQVSAKKAATLILILLSFGFHAQEIDMHGKDGSHEGHAHSTEIKPTSSGKNPTVIDADAMVKNIEINKEHADKFGYLLVQNYEGRIVPANTQALDILHKLTSRSKFQNLDANQWFLAATIDPMFWAQVNIIKIETAGKVGKDLRAKTKATDEGFTSLIKLFPADKNGNLRFVLEDDFNEAFRKKASERTRYDEAVIKLNDKVQVLNGIMSYQYFRTVPVKNDPNHTWNSVMTPTFEPDENAQAVLGPYLSSVLMATQGGSWAKADAELKKVEEYQQKWGKNVVPSETKVKLEVLMNTLDINFKLLIFYTIIGSLLLILGFVELFKPGKILHNVVKTLIYIGAVGYIFHFLGLVGRWYISGHAPWSNGYEAIIFISWVGISAGFALYRNSNTLIPAAGFLVAVIMMGFAHGGSALDPQITPLVPVLKSYWLVVHVAIITSSYGFFSLSMLIAMISLIFYIIANKDTFKRHNDTTLKELAIVSEMSLNIGLLALTIGNFLGGIWANESWGRYWSWDPKETWAFISIIIYAFVIHMRLVPGLRGRYTFHVVTMFAFCSMVMTYFGVNYYLSGLHSYAKGDPIPLPLWVYISIGYMILLSVLAWFKYKKLNEKQEKRTQIEP, encoded by the coding sequence ATGAAAAAGATACAGGATATTCTTATTTCTACAAGGACAATGGCGGTGTTGCTGCTTGCTTTCGCCATCTCCATGGCCGTGGCTACGTTTGTTGAAAATGATTACGGAACACCAACAGCTAAAGCTTTAATTTACGAAGCCAAATGGTTTGAAGTTATAATGTTTTTGCTTATTCTTAATTTCATTGGAAACATTGGAAGATATAGACTTTGGAGAAGAGAAAAATGGCCTGTTCTGGTTTTTCACCTCGCATTTATCCTGATTTTTATAGGCGGCGCGATAACCCGTTATATCAGTTTCGAGGGGACAATGCACATCCGCGAAGGCGAAACTTCGAATGAAATTGTGACCGACAAGCATTTTTTCAAAATCAAGATTGAGGAGAAGGGAGATCAGCAGAATTACCACGATGTTCCTTACCTGATGTCGCCTTTGCATCACAACTTTCAGGCAACTTATGATTTCCTTGGTAAGGAGAAAATTGTAGTAAAAGCTTTGGATTATATCCAGAGAAAAAAAGACAGCCTCCAAATGGATAATAATGGCAAAGAATATCTGCACTTGGTTTCTACAGGCGATATGGGTGGTAGACAAAATATTTATCTGGCTGAAGGCGAAGTTCAGAATATCAACGGAACTTTGGTGAGTTACAATAGAACTTCTATTGATGGCGCTGTAGAATTCCAGAAAAAAGATGGACAGCTTTATATCAAAACACCAAGTGACGCCTCTTATATGACGATGGCTACACAAGTTACAGGAAACACAAAAAAAGATGAATTCCAGCCTTTGGCACTCAGAAGCCTCTATACCATCGATCAGTTGAAATTAGTAATTCCTGAAGGAACTAAAAAAGGAAAACTGGTCGCATACGAAGGTGATAAACAGAAAGATAAAGATGTGCCGGATATGTTAAAAGTGGAAGTTGCCGGACCAAAAACTAAGCAGGTTGTTGACCTTATAGTTGAAAAAGGAAATCCAAATAATTACAAACAGATTCATTTAGATGGACTGGATATAATGCTTGGATTTGGACCAAAAGTCTATTCCACGCAGCCTTTTGCCTTGAAATTAGATAAATTTGTGATGGAAACTTATCCTGGTAGTTCTTCGCCGTCAGCTTATGAATCACATGTGAAAATTGTGGATGAAGGAAAGGAAACGCCTTATAAAATCTATATGAATCACGTTCTAAATTATAAAGGTTACAGATTCTTTCAGGCAAGTTTTGATCCGGATAGAAAAGGAACCGTACTTTCTGTAAACCACGATTTCTGGGGAACACTCATCAGTTACATTGGTTATGCGTTTCTGTTCGTGGGAATGTTTGTAACGATGTTTTGGAAAGGAACCCGTTTCTGGAATCTTAATAAAATGCTGAAGCAGGTGAGCGCTAAAAAAGCGGCAACATTGATTCTAATTTTGCTAAGTTTCGGGTTTCATGCGCAGGAAATTGATATGCACGGAAAAGATGGCAGCCACGAAGGGCACGCCCATTCTACAGAAATTAAACCTACATCTTCCGGGAAAAATCCAACGGTGATTGATGCGGATGCAATGGTGAAAAATATCGAAATCAATAAAGAACATGCGGACAAGTTTGGTTACCTTCTGGTTCAGAACTATGAAGGACGGATTGTTCCGGCTAATACTCAGGCACTTGACATTCTTCACAAATTGACAAGCAGAAGTAAGTTTCAGAATCTTGATGCTAATCAATGGTTCTTAGCTGCAACAATAGATCCGATGTTCTGGGCACAGGTTAATATTATCAAGATCGAAACTGCGGGGAAAGTAGGGAAGGATCTGAGAGCTAAAACCAAAGCTACAGACGAGGGATTTACCAGTTTAATCAAATTGTTTCCTGCAGATAAAAATGGAAATCTGCGTTTTGTTTTGGAGGATGATTTTAACGAAGCGTTTCGTAAAAAAGCATCAGAAAGAACAAGGTATGATGAAGCTGTTATCAAACTGAATGACAAAGTTCAGGTACTGAACGGCATTATGTCTTACCAATATTTCCGAACTGTTCCTGTCAAAAACGACCCAAATCACACTTGGAATTCTGTTATGACACCTACTTTTGAACCGGACGAAAATGCACAAGCGGTTTTAGGTCCCTATTTGTCAAGTGTTCTTATGGCGACACAAGGCGGAAGTTGGGCAAAAGCCGATGCAGAGCTTAAGAAAGTGGAAGAGTATCAGCAGAAGTGGGGCAAGAATGTAGTGCCTTCTGAAACCAAAGTTAAGCTTGAAGTTTTGATGAATACTTTGGATATCAACTTCAAATTGTTGATTTTCTATACCATTATTGGAAGTTTATTATTGATTTTAGGTTTTGTAGAATTATTCAAACCGGGCAAAATTCTTCATAATGTTGTAAAAACATTAATTTATATCGGAGCAGTTGGTTATATCTTCCATTTCTTAGGCTTGGTTGGAAGATGGTACATCTCCGGTCACGCGCCTTGGAGTAATGGTTATGAAGCGATTATCTTCATCTCTTGGGTTGGTATTTCGGCAGGATTTGCTTTATATAGAAACTCAAATACCTTGATTCCAGCAGCTGGATTCTTGGTTGCTGTAATTATGATGGGATTTGCTCACGGTGGTTCTGCATTGGATCCACAAATTACACCATTGGTTCCAGTTCTTAAATCGTATTGGTTGGTAGTTCACGTTGCTATTATTACTTCTAGTTACGGATTCTTCTCTTTGTCGATGTTAATTGCAATGATTTCATTGATTTTCTATATAATCGCCAACAAAGACACGTTCAAAAGACATAATGATACAACATTAAAAGAATTAGCTATTGTAAGCGAAATGTCTTTAAATATTGGATTATTAGCTTTAACAATCGGAAACTTCTTAGGTGGAATTTGGGCTAATGAATCCTGGGGACGTTATTGGAGCTGGGATCCAAAAGAAACTTGGGCTTTTATCTCGATTATAATCTATGCATTTGTAATCCATATGAGATTAGTTCCAGGACTTAGAGGAAGATACACTTTCCATGTCGTGACGATGTTTGCATTTTGCTCAATGGTAATGACTTATTTCGGTGTGAATTATTACTTATCTGGTCTGCATTCTTATGCTAAAGGAGATCCAATTCCTTTGCCGCTTTGGGTTTATATTAGCATTGGTTATATGATTTTATTGTCAGTTTTGGCTTGGTTCAAGTACAAAAAACTGAATGAAAAACAAGAAAAAAGGACTCAAATTGAACCATAA
- a CDS encoding FtsK/SpoIIIE family DNA translocase has protein sequence MKNEQNTTPSNTKIISKPRIISGITFILLSVVLTLSFISYLMNWKADQSQAGTMADKTVESSNLFGKIGDWLGNLFIFESIGVAAFVVAFLFFVFGTLIFKKNYFKPWKTISHSLFFICWTPIFFGAVTNGQGVLGGVYGYQIMDYLKSYIGSVGLWMVLLVSFALYFVLEFNLRPSSIKSKLHDINDNTFGKLKKLMPDSDEEFEADVELEKEIVTEIPVKKETPSVKLENDFSNIKVTQEFEPIKTPNQTSFKDEEEIIVAAPEPVILSTTSSANQIQEKAIENPVIKTNDDIAFNVEIKKDEDFPLTDEQQKSDDLVSKHGLYDHKLDLAKFQMPSVELLKDYGNEEITINKDELEENKNRIVGLLKTFNVGISEIKATIGPTVTLYEIVPEAGIRVAAIKKLQDDIALNLSALGIRIIAPMPGKGTIGIEVPRKNPKMVSMRSVVASPKFQSADMDLPIVFGRTISNEVFVADLAKMPHLLMAGATGQGKSVGINAILTSLIYKKHPSELKFVMVDPKKVELSLYSKIERHYLAKLPDTEDAIITDNAKVINTLNSLCIEMDDRYELLKNAFCKNIKEYNAKFAQRKLNPENGHRYLPYIVLVVDEFADLIMTAGKEVEHPIARLAQLARAIGIHLIVATQRPSVNVITGMIKANFPARVAFRVISGVDSKTILDSPGAEQLVGKGDMLYFNGNDLTRLQCAFVDTPEVERIAEFVGEQKGYSDAYLLPEYSGEESSSTVGAFDPNEKDALFEEGARIVVSTQQGSTSMLQRQLKLGYNRAGRIMDQLEAAGVVGGFNGAKAREVLISDLNGLERLLDELKGR, from the coding sequence ATGAAGAACGAACAAAATACAACTCCTAGTAACACTAAAATCATATCTAAGCCAAGAATCATTTCCGGCATTACTTTCATTTTATTATCGGTAGTTCTGACCCTTTCATTCATCTCTTACCTGATGAACTGGAAAGCAGACCAGAGCCAGGCCGGAACAATGGCAGACAAAACGGTGGAATCTTCCAACTTATTTGGTAAAATCGGTGATTGGCTGGGTAATCTTTTCATTTTTGAAAGTATCGGTGTTGCTGCTTTTGTGGTCGCATTTTTATTTTTTGTTTTCGGAACGCTGATATTCAAGAAGAATTATTTCAAACCTTGGAAAACTATTTCCCACAGTTTGTTTTTTATCTGCTGGACTCCGATTTTTTTTGGTGCAGTCACTAATGGACAAGGTGTGCTGGGTGGTGTTTATGGCTATCAGATTATGGATTATCTGAAATCTTATATTGGTTCCGTTGGACTTTGGATGGTTCTTTTGGTAAGTTTTGCTCTTTATTTTGTTTTGGAATTCAATCTGAGACCAAGCTCTATCAAAAGTAAACTACATGATATTAATGATAATACTTTTGGTAAATTAAAAAAGCTAATGCCGGATTCGGATGAAGAATTTGAGGCTGATGTGGAACTTGAGAAAGAAATTGTAACTGAAATTCCCGTTAAGAAAGAAACCCCTTCCGTAAAGCTTGAAAATGATTTCAGCAATATCAAAGTTACTCAGGAATTTGAACCCATAAAAACCCCGAACCAAACTTCATTCAAAGATGAAGAGGAAATCATAGTAGCAGCGCCTGAGCCTGTAATATTATCTACCACAAGTTCTGCCAATCAGATTCAGGAAAAAGCAATCGAAAATCCGGTTATAAAAACCAATGATGATATTGCCTTCAATGTAGAAATTAAAAAAGATGAAGATTTTCCTCTAACTGATGAACAACAGAAATCGGATGATTTGGTTAGCAAACACGGCTTGTATGACCATAAGTTAGATCTTGCAAAATTCCAGATGCCTTCTGTTGAGTTATTGAAAGATTACGGAAACGAGGAAATCACTATTAATAAAGACGAACTCGAGGAAAATAAAAACAGAATCGTTGGTTTATTAAAAACTTTCAATGTTGGAATTTCTGAAATCAAAGCAACGATTGGTCCAACTGTAACACTTTACGAAATCGTACCAGAAGCGGGAATCCGCGTTGCAGCGATTAAAAAATTACAAGACGATATCGCTTTGAATCTTTCCGCACTTGGAATCAGAATCATCGCACCAATGCCAGGAAAAGGAACAATCGGAATCGAGGTTCCAAGAAAAAATCCAAAAATGGTTTCGATGCGTTCGGTTGTAGCTTCTCCGAAATTCCAATCTGCTGATATGGATTTGCCAATCGTTTTTGGTAGAACAATTTCTAATGAAGTTTTCGTAGCAGATTTAGCAAAAATGCCTCATCTTTTGATGGCTGGAGCAACTGGTCAAGGTAAATCGGTTGGTATTAATGCGATTCTAACTTCATTGATTTATAAAAAACATCCAAGCGAACTGAAATTCGTAATGGTTGACCCGAAGAAAGTAGAATTGTCACTTTATTCTAAAATTGAAAGACATTATCTAGCAAAATTGCCTGATACAGAAGATGCGATTATTACAGATAATGCTAAAGTAATTAATACATTGAACTCACTTTGTATCGAAATGGATGACCGTTACGAATTGCTGAAAAATGCATTCTGTAAAAACATCAAAGAATACAACGCCAAGTTTGCTCAAAGAAAATTGAATCCAGAAAATGGACACAGATATTTACCTTACATCGTTCTAGTTGTAGACGAATTTGCAGATTTGATTATGACTGCAGGAAAAGAGGTTGAACATCCGATTGCAAGATTGGCACAGCTAGCAAGAGCAATTGGAATCCATTTAATTGTTGCAACACAAAGACCTTCTGTTAACGTAATTACAGGTATGATTAAAGCAAATTTCCCTGCGAGAGTTGCTTTCCGTGTAATTTCCGGAGTGGATTCTAAAACGATTTTGGATTCGCCTGGAGCGGAACAATTGGTTGGAAAAGGCGATATGCTTTATTTCAACGGAAATGATTTGACGCGTTTGCAATGTGCATTTGTGGATACACCAGAAGTTGAGAGAATCGCCGAATTTGTTGGAGAACAAAAAGGTTATTCTGACGCTTATCTTCTTCCAGAATATTCCGGTGAAGAAAGCAGTTCAACAGTTGGCGCTTTTGACCCGAATGAGAAAGATGCTTTGTTTGAAGAAGGTGCAAGAATCGTGGTTTCTACACAGCAAGGTTCAACATCAATGCTGCAAAGACAATTGAAATTGGGATACAACAGAGCAGGAAGAATTATGGATCAATTGGAAGCTGCTGGTGTTGTTGGTGGTTTCAATGGAGCAAAAGCTAGAGAAGTTTTGATTTCTGATTTGAATGGACTCGAGAGATTGTTGGATGAACTGAAGGGAAGATAG